One window of Papaver somniferum cultivar HN1 chromosome 9, ASM357369v1, whole genome shotgun sequence genomic DNA carries:
- the LOC113307911 gene encoding enolase-like, with amino-acid sequence MATIQCIKARQIFDSRGNPTVEVDIKLSNGTFARAAVPSGASTGVYEALELRDGGSEYLGKGVSKAVDNVNSIIGPALIGKDPTQQTEIDNFMVRELDGTTNEWGWCKQKLGANAILAVSLAVCKAGASVLDIPLYKHIANLAGNKNLVLPVPAFNVINGGSHAGNKLAMQEFMILPVGAKSFKEAMKMGVEVYHNLKSVIKKKYGQDATNVGDEGGFAPNIQENKEGLELLKTAIAKAGYTKEVVIGMDVAASEFYGSDKTYDLNFKEENNNGAAKISGEKLKDLYKSFAAEYPIVSIEDPFDQDDWEHYAKMTAECGDKVQIVGDDLLVTNPKRVEKAIKEKSCNALLLKVNQIGSVTESIEAVRMSKKAGWGVMTSHRSGETEDTFIADLAVGLATGQIKTGAPCRSERLAKYNQLLRIEEELGSEAIYAGHNFRTPVEPY; translated from the exons ATGGCTACAATCCAATGCATCAAGGCTCGTCAGATCTTTGATAGTCGTGGTAACCCAACCGTTGAG GTTGATATTAAACTATCCAATGGAACTTTCGCCAGAGCCGCTGTTCCAAGTGGTGCATCTACTG GTGTTTACGAAGCTCTTGAACTACGTGATGGAGGTTCAGAATACCTAGGAAAGGGAGTTTCCAAG GCTGTTGACAATGTTAACTCCATCATTGGGCCTGCATTGATCGGAAAG GACCCAACACAACAAACCGAAATTGATAACTTCATGGTGCGAGAACTTGACGGAACTACCAACGAGTGGGGTTGGTGCAAGCAAAAG CTTGGAGCCAATGCTATCCTAGCAGTGTCTCTTGCCGTTTGCAAAGCTGGAGCCAGTGTTTTGGACATTCCCCTTTACAAG CATATTGCCAACCTTGCTGGTAACAAGAACTTGGTACTTCCAGTTCCTGCTTTCAATGTTATTAATGGAGGATCGCACGCAGGAAACAAGCTTGCAATGCAAGAGTTCATGATCCTTCCCGTTGGAGCCAAATCCTTCAAGGAGGCAATGAAAATGGGAGTTGAAGTATACCACAATTTGAAG TCCGTCATCAAGAAGAAGTACGGTCAAGATGCAACCAATGTTGGTGATGAAGGTGGCTTTGCTCCCAACATCCAAGAGAACAAGGAAGGACTTGAGTTGCTTAAGACTGCTATTGCTAAAGCTGGCTACACTAAAGAAGTTGTCATCGGAATGGATGTTGCTGCCTCAGAGTTTTACGGATCAGACAAAACCTATGACTTGAACTTCAAAGAAGAGAACAACAACGGAGCAGCAAAGATCTCCGGTGAGAAATTGAAGGATCTGTACAAATCATTTGCCGCTGAGTACCCAATTGTATCTATTGAAGACCCCTTTGACCAGGATGACTGGGAACACTACGCCAAGATGACTGCTGAATGCGGAGACAAAGTACAGATTGTCGGAGATGATCTCTTGGTCACCAACCCAAAG AGAGTTGAGAAAGCAATCAAAGAGAAGTCATGCAATGCCCTCCTTCTTAAG GTTAACCAAATTGGATCAGTGACCGAGAGCATTGAAGCCGTGAGGATGTCCAAGAAAGCTGGATGGGGAGTTATGACCAGCCATCGCAGTGGAGAAACCGAGGACACTTTCATTGCTGATCTTGCTGTTGGGCTAGCCACG GGCCAAATCAAGACTGGAGCTCCATGCAGGTCTGAGCGTCTTGCCAAGTACAACCAGTTGTTGAGAATTGAAGAGGAGTTGGGTTCAGAAGCAATCTATGCCGGACACAACTTCCGCACACCAGTCGAGCCTTACTAG